GACAGCTGGTACATCAGTGAGTCGTCTCCACATTACAACACGATCACAGTGGATGTTGCcggtggaggagatgaggatTTTTTCCGCCTCTTCGTCTCTGAGGTTATTAAAATTAAACGAAGCAAGGGGTCTGCATGGGCCCGTCTTGCTTTGGACCTGGAGTTAAAAGACAAGTTCTTTGAACTGCACAGGAAAATCTGTGAGGTGATCGTTCACATGTTTGAAAATAAAGACCTAATGAAGTCTTTTCAAGAAGCAAAGTACGATGTGGTTTTGACTGACCCTTCTAATGGTGGTGGAGTATTGCTGGCCCACTACCTCGGCTTGCCATTAGTGTTCAATGCTCGATGGACTGTTCACGGTGAAGCCCATTTTGCTATTGCGCCCTCTCCGCTCTCCTACGTCCCACTTCCACCTTCGGAATTAACAGATCAAATGACTTTCTCCGAGAGGGTCCAAAACGTGGTGTTCTACACTATGAGGATGCATCTGTACAAGCAGACAGTCGGGCCACATTACAGTGCACTGACCAGCCGATACATTGACCCAGATGTCAGCTACTTTTCCTTGTTTCAAGCTGCAGACCTGTGGCTCATGAGAGTGGACTTTGTGTTTGAGTTCCCTCGGCCCACCATGCCTAACGTCGTGTACATGGGAGGGTTCCAGTGTAAACCTGCTAAACCTCTACCTCAACACTTGGAGGAGTTTGTTCAGAGTTCTGGAGAGCATGGAGTCATCATCATGTCACTGGGGACTTTGATTGGAGAACTTCCCCCTGATTTAGCTGAGGAGATCGCTGCTGCTTTTGCTAAAATGCCTCAGAAAGTCATCTGGAGGTATAAAGGTGAAAGGCCAGCCACTCTGGGTAACAACACCTTAATGATTGACTGGATGCCACAGAATGACCTTCTAGGACACCCTAAGATCAAACTGTTTGTGAGTCACGGGGGAACAAACGGGATTTATGAGGCCATATATCACGGTGTTCCAATTGTAGGCATCCCCATTGTGTTTGATCAAGCCGATAACCTCTCCAGGCTGAGGGCAAAAAGAGTAGCAAAGGTTATGAATGTTGCTGATTTGGATAGGCAAAATTTTCAGGAAGTCATCCAAGAAGTCCTGAACGAGCCCTCCTACAGGATGAACATGCAGAGACTCTCCAGGCTGCACAGAGATCAGCCAATAACGCCACTGGAGCGCGCCCTCTTCTGGATAGAGTTTGTTATGAGGCACAAAGGTGCAGCTCACCTGAGAACTGAGTCCTACAAAATGCCCTGGTACTCCTACTACTCTGTAGATGTTACATTATTTTTACTTACAGTCGTACTacttgtgattttattgtttgcTGGATTAATAAAGTTCTGTTTTAGATTgtgctttaaaagaaaacagaaaaatgactaACCAGGCAAGAGGAACTGATAATATTGGTATACTTCTATGTCATAGTAGGCTTGGCTGTGATAAGTTGAATACTGCATTAATGGTGTTTTGTACTTGAAGTTTCCTAGAAACATTTTATTAGTTTGTTAGTTTCTGTTCTGCTATGTTCATTGTCATTCATTATGAATTGTATTACTCAGGAGGTGTTTCTGTTATCTGGCTCGACTTCACTAATGCAATACTTGCACTCCAAAATGATCCCACAGTCGTAGGTGTGCAATAAACTTTCAGTtgagtggaaaagaaaacatatgtGAAGGAGTGTTTTGTTGATACCTTCAACCATTTCTCTGTTGGAGATGTTATGTTGCATTAATTGGATCAGTAGTGAACGCACACTTGAACCTGAACTAAAGGTCACAAAACCAGTTCATCCTGCCATCACATAGCCCATATCCAAGCACATAGCCATAGCTTCCCCACGACACTGCAATATACTGAACACTGTGACTTTATCACCGTTCTTGTTTTACAGTCGTTTAAGTTCATTACTGCTATGTGTGTAAGCGTTAAACAAGAGTGACGCCTTTGGTTCCCCTTTGTACTCTCTTATCGCTTGTAGGCAGAAAACCATACTGCTGCAGTAGCAAAGTCTTACTCCAGTTTGAACACTGGAGGTTCATCAAGTGCTCAGTTCACTAGCAAAGGAGAAATATTTGGGAAACAAATTGCACTGGCTGCCCAAAGGGTAATGTTcaacttcttcattttttttttttaaatatttggtaACTGTTTGAACAGTAACAGAACTGTGCTTGGAAGTTAATCTTTAACAGACTTTCAAGACATTTCTCTGTTGCTCTAGTAGAGACTACTTTATAGTTAATGGATCATTTCTGACAAAACATGACTTTGGCCGACTGTACTGTACCATGTGTCAATAACTAGGTAGTCAAGTAAAAATGTTTCTAACATTAGATTTTCTGTGTGAAGTCACATGTATCTCagcaaagaaaatgtaaacTTAAAGTAAATAGCAGGATTTTAACTTGCAAATCAGtaatataaactgtattttctaTAATTAAGTAAAGTGCTTTGAAGAGAATGCTGCTtgcagtaaaatataaaatgtgataTGTTTTCTTCCTAACTTCAGAATACAAAATGCATTGGCCCTTGTTCTGGATCAGTCTGTGCTGGCTCTGTCCAGCCGGTGTTTATGGCGGAAAAGTGCTTGTTTTTCCAGTGGACGGAAGTCACTGGGTGAACATGAAGGTCATCATCGAGGAGCTACATTCAAGGGGCCACCATGTTTCTGTTGTACGGCCATCAGACAGCTGGTACATCAAGGAGACCTCCCCATTTTACACTTCAGTTACAATTAATTCCAACTCTGGATTTGATGAAGACTTCATAACTGAATTTGTGACCCAGTTACTGAAGATCCAGCGGGAAGGGAAGTCTGCTTGGACGCGTTTCAAGCTGGAAATGGAGCAAGCGCAAAAGGCTATTGAGATGCACGGGAACATATGCACAATGCTTGAAGAGATTTttgaaaacaaagagctgatACAATCTCTGCACGATGCCAAATATGACCTTTTCCTCACAGACCCTGCTCTGCCAGGGGGTGTCATACTTGCCCGCTACCTCAAGTTGCCTCTGGTTTTTAATGTCAGATGGACTAGCCAGGGTGAGGGCCACTTTACAATTGCACCTTCTCCACTTTCTTATGTTCCAATGACAGGGACAGAGCTGTCAGACAAAATGAGCTTTCTGGAGAGACTACTTAACGTTTTCATTTTTGGATTCGCAGAATTTCAGATTGCGCAGTATATCTTACCAATTTATGAGGGCttgatgaaaaaatattttggtcCCGACGCAGATTATTTAGCCATGTTTCAAGCGGACCTGTGGCTCATGAGAGTGGactttgtgtttgagtttcctCGGCCCACCATGCCTAACGTCGTGTACATGGGAGGGTTCCAGTGTAAACCTGCTAAACCTCTACCTCAACACTTGGAGGAGTTTGTTCAGAGTTCTGGAGAGCATGGAGTCATCATCATGTCACTGGGGACTTTGATTGGAGAACTTCCCCCCGATTTAGCTAATGGGATCGCTGCTGCTTTTGCCAAAATGCCTCAGAAAGTCATCTGGAGGTATAAAGGTGACAGACCAGCCACTCTGGGTAACAACACCTTAATGGTTGACTGGATGCCACAGAATGACCTTCTAGGACACCCTAAGATCAAACTGTTTGTTGCTCATGGAGGAACAAACGGAATCCAAGAAGCTATTTATCATGGAGTTCCTATATTAGGACTGCCACTGATTTTTGATCAGCGTGATAATCTTTTGCGAATTGAAGCCAGAGGAGCAGGGAAGGTAATTGATATTTTTACTATGAATGAAGACATCTTCTTTCAGGGCAGTCAGGAAGTCCTGACTAATCCCTCttacagaatggacatggagaGACTGTCCAGGCTGCACAGAGATCAGCCAATGAAGCCACTAGACACTGCCCTCTTCTGGATAGAGTTTGTTATGAGGCACAAAGGTGCAGCTCACCTGAGAACTGAGTCCTACAAAATGCCCTTGTACTCCTACTACTCTGTAGATGTGATTCTCTTCTTAACTGGAGTTGTGCTTGTTATTCTAGGCACCTTTGCTGCTTTGATAAAACgcctgtgttctgtgtgttgcagaaccaaaacaaaatgtgattgaaaagaaagtggaaaggtgcaaatatgtttaaaatataacttttaaacatgtaaaacatgaaGTTTTGGGCGGATTGTTTGCAGTTTAATTTTGTGGGCgtaataaaacataattcaagtccaaaaaaagaaaaaaaaaatctaaataatttcatattttaaccATCAAGGAAGAACACAAATGTTAAGCTAACAGTACTTGATCATacaatttgttttaatatttaataccGTGTGGCCCATTCCAATATTTCTCTACACTAATTGAACCCAAACTCTGCGCAAGAAATGATCCCAGCTTTAAAAGGACGCCAATAAAAGGATTTTCAAATTTAACGTTTGAATGTTTTTGCTCGTTTCTATTTTAGCTCCACTCTATTTCAAGCTTTTTTCAGATTCAATCCTTTACTGCAGCACAGCATCCTcatatatttacagttttaaatgactAAATGTCATGTTGCAGTATGTTGCAGAGCATCATATTCTTATCTCGGCCAAGCCTGGTGTGTGGATTTAAACATATCCAATTTCACATGCAAAGATTAGTGCGCCACTCTGGGTCTCGTACTGGGTCCTTATATGTTTGCCTTAATTCCTTGCctcaatgtgtgtgttcagctgtttcATATGATACATAAAATTACAATAATTTCACAGTCGTGGAAGAAATGTGCTCTTGATATTGTCAAGGTACAAAGCAGCGTGTGAGGTCACTAGTTCAGTCTACTTTATGTCAATGGCTGGGGTGCCTTGAGGAAGCATCTAAATCCCCTCAAAATTCTTCCCAGTGTGCTCGGCTGGAAggattaaatgcagagaacaaaatgCTTGTGTGATTGTACATACATACTatatgtgaaaaataaagttgaTCTCATTTGAAGTAATTTCTTGCTCATGATTTGGCTTTAGAatattatgtaaaataaaaacaaagaaataaaatgattgatttatttttgttgttgtcctaAGGCAGTTGtttgaaatttttattttggactaaaatatttaaaaagacacCTAAATTTACAAGTGTAAACAGAGTTGCATGTTATTTGTGATGGATCTTCTGCATCTGAATCCTTGTCCAGTCCAGTATTTGGGTCCGGCCCCTGCAGATTAATATTTGGACATGAGTATGTCTGTAGAGATTTATCCAGGTAAAAcccacattcaaaaaaaaaaaaaaaaaaaaaaaaatacaacaaacacaagacacTGTACTGTAGAAATCCACAGTACTGGCCACTGAAATGACATTAGTGATGGACTACAAGTCCTAAGCAAGAATAATTTACCATCAAAGTCACCCAAACCAAAACAGTTTATTGCTCATTAAACGAAATAAAGTTGTGAAAAGTTTCAGTTGTGTTCCTGTTGtgtgtccacatgtgttttcagGTGATTAGTACACTCTGCCGTGCCTGAAAGTAAGGGGGACAGAGAGGATAATGACAATAACTTCCTCAGGACCAAACAGGTAGTGATGAAAAATCCCTCTCATATGATGAATGCGTATGGCCTGCCTCAATTTATTCACTTAATGGGTTTAACTGGCACTTGGGCAATGATGAAAATAGCAGAACTAACCCGTTTCTCTTAGTGTCAGCTTTGAAAAAACCTGCAGAGGATCTCCGAGCTGCAGAGGTCAGATAATAAAGCCAATGATGTCTCTTCGGGATACTGGCTTCATTGAACATGATGGCAGCTCACCTGAGAGCTTATAGTCTCTACCTTGGTATTACACTGTCACTATCATACTATTTGTAGAATGTGTTACACTGATTCTTTTGCAGAAGTGTTAAACTACTGAATGTCTGACATTTACAAAAAGCCCTTTAGAAATGCGCCCATTCTTTTCAGTGAATGTCAAATCAGCATTGCCTGTTATTCAAACgattctctttctttcccccaaACAGATTATTAATATTGTGACATTTCCTTGCTGTTAAACATTGTTTCACAGCGCACTATAAGAAGAGCTCAATTTTTTTCCAACTAAGACTGAAAGCATGTGAGGAGTGTGGAAGCTAACATGCACTGAAGACACAACTCTACACAGTCCCTGATAGTTTTACttcaataaatacattcttttattacaaaacaatatatataaaaaacatactGCACTGCTGCAGAATTTGTATCTACATCCTACTTTTGCCGGTTGCAGCCATGATACAAATCAACGTGGTTTTACACCTCTAGTTATAGGTATATAATTATTTAAGTTAAGACTGAAACCTTCCTGTTAGCTACGACTAGACATGATGGgggcattttcatttttggcaTGTACATATCAAATGACCGTACAATTAAACTAATATTACTCAGCTGCCTGGTGGTTTCCGCTTGCGTCGATATAACTAATACAGAAGGCACGAAAACACCTTTAGGCAAAGAAATGTAAGAAGAATGGGAA
The sequence above is drawn from the Mugil cephalus isolate CIBA_MC_2020 chromosome 3, CIBA_Mcephalus_1.1, whole genome shotgun sequence genome and encodes:
- the LOC125005517 gene encoding UDP-glucuronosyltransferase 2A2-like, with amino-acid sequence MFLPLASVVSLLAVVIPTASSGKVLVFPHDGSHWVNMKVLVEGLHLKGHAVTVIRAMDSWYISESSPHYNTITVDVAGGGDEDFFRLFVSEVIKIKRSKGSAWARLALDLELKDKFFELHRKICEVIVHMFENKDLMKSFQEAKYDVVLTDPSNGGGVLLAHYLGLPLVFNARWTVHGEAHFAIAPSPLSYVPLPPSELTDQMTFSERVQNVVFYTMRMHLYKQTVGPHYSALTSRYIDPDVSYFSLFQAADLWLMRVDFVFEFPRPTMPNVVYMGGFQCKPAKPLPQHLEEFVQSSGEHGVIIMSLGTLIGELPPDLAEEIAAAFAKMPQKVIWRYKGERPATLGNNTLMIDWMPQNDLLGHPKIKLFVSHGGTNGIYEAIYHGVPIVGIPIVFDQADNLSRLRAKRVAKVMNVADLDRQNFQEVIQEVLNEPSYRMNMQRLSRLHRDQPITPLERALFWIEFVMRHKGAAHLRTESYKMPWYSYYSVDVTLFLLTVVLLVILLFAGLIKFCFRLCFKRKQKND
- the LOC125005518 gene encoding UDP-glucuronosyltransferase 2C1-like; this translates as MHWPLFWISLCWLCPAGVYGGKVLVFPVDGSHWVNMKVIIEELHSRGHHVSVVRPSDSWYIKETSPFYTSVTINSNSGFDEDFITEFVTQLLKIQREGKSAWTRFKLEMEQAQKAIEMHGNICTMLEEIFENKELIQSLHDAKYDLFLTDPALPGGVILARYLKLPLVFNVRWTSQGEGHFTIAPSPLSYVPMTGTELSDKMSFLERLLNVFIFGFAEFQIAQYILPIYEGLMKKYFGPDADYLAMFQADLWLMRVDFVFEFPRPTMPNVVYMGGFQCKPAKPLPQHLEEFVQSSGEHGVIIMSLGTLIGELPPDLANGIAAAFAKMPQKVIWRYKGDRPATLGNNTLMVDWMPQNDLLGHPKIKLFVAHGGTNGIQEAIYHGVPILGLPLIFDQRDNLLRIEARGAGKVIDIFTMNEDIFFQGSQEVLTNPSYRMDMERLSRLHRDQPMKPLDTALFWIEFVMRHKGAAHLRTESYKMPLYSYYSVDVILFLTGVVLVILGTFAALIKRLCSVCCRTKTKCD